The proteins below are encoded in one region of Leishmania major strain Friedlin complete genome, chromosome 7:
- a CDS encoding putative 6-phosphofructo-2-kinase/fructose-2,6-biphosphatase, with protein sequence MNAVVPRGATYPTARPAVDAEQDYQNLSSQAGDEPSRGDVATAAVGRNGGLRRGSPQRQQRSVARLHADTVAAEDSAPCPHRAGCHHNHHHCHRAHRHTHHNHPARARKAVAPTATTTTAAAPAADTHPRTFSQDLLLAQPSGTSDRSGSCGSSCPSSSSSGSHSTCSYDTFTANCSSATSFISVQTPVSLIDTTYHTLFSPELSWLNREAIVEHIVGHRPRAYHKWVWRKARDYQELHALSVHKNSVYQQLTTAAGRSVVMEARTGGMTAAHLHSAFKVSPTASLTPPPGDAAGGASVGSGRASLEIPLQTAPSDPSSSPVAPVVGLADAREGVSDAGRGAAAESLARTWTTAASPPTESPLGLHPLPSTGSSDKVAGGSRLPPISSSASSDMPCELMSQLPMYTIPTSQQGPECFKTAAQGGTSTLIIVMMGLPARGKTFLAQKICRLLRWHGSRAKMQNIQVAWRRMLLDWEAAHPEMAACSAHAEAEQAEEQEQEASAPAGEGSVADEGPPGERGASHRIPRPIGMPADEGTSTASSQAAASIAPAPPAFTRSNSLADTNSTPVARNLATGSLNASARCAVTASLSSGSALTSSMPSARKTTAATATTVNAIFRAGYDYSCTLSDTGVAAGPLTSANTSIVCLDCSASPVCPSMQAHTASSLEDSAAIPASDVASASSLLSGTRHPANVVADVTANAPRGFLVRHSSTAAMSAETTSDSGGPRLEASAGESPCTTAGVDSFPPPPPPPPEVLRTRHFRELIKRPASVARRLYRHVLQSFSEDCRLFFQHGGEVVVLNDDFITEELRQEAEALFRPLATQFFYIEVIRDAEEDPLDFVRCKIRDPMEYPLSVIDPASASDDFHERLAFLESVYETLTEAPNTKRNARQTPTARASGATASVDIADGLDAKASVERDTGLACPPTTSPESTHHRQQSTRTRGYVKIMNSSTIETHGISGYLASRIISYVMNLSQVKIQHPIYFVLHGESYYNVEGRIGGNPPLTEQGMRDAVALLEFLGSLKRHLEHVDRVQRAHHHNQQRLHSGAAGNDEGSSTATEASANTASTLEMWTSQLRRAIQTTELSERLLNIRTLRWSSLNEIHAGVCEDMTYAEVKERYPLIDYFSKLNKYSFRYPEGESYQDLVIRLEPVIMELENADKVVVVVAHQAVLRCLLAYFGSTSAESSIGVEVPHRTVWRCTYDSKGIAILDELKLDSNEAGSHLPRREGSPTASAANTSST encoded by the coding sequence ATGAACGCGGTGGTGCCCCGCGGTGCCACCTACCCCACCGCGCGTCCCGCAGTGGATGCGGAGCAGGACTACCAAAACCTGTCTTCTCAAGCCGGCGACGAGCCGTCGAGGGGGGACGTTGCGACCGCCGCGGTGGGGCGCAATGGCGGCCTGCGTCGCGGCAgcccgcagcggcagcaacgctcTGTCGCCCGTCtgcacgcagacaccgtCGCAGCCGAGGACAGTGCGCCCTGTCCGCACCGGGCGGGCTGCCACCATAACCAtcaccactgccaccgcgcTCATCGCCACACCCACCATAACCACCCAGCAAGAGCGAGGAAAGCGGTGGCACCCACagccaccactaccaccgctgctgcgccagctgctgaCACGCACCCGCGTACCTTCTCCCAAGACCTGCTCTTGGCCCAGCCCTCCGGCACGAGCGACAGGAGCGGCAGTTGCGGCTCTAGTTGCCCTtctagcagcagcagcggcagtcaCAGCACTTGCAGCTACGACACCTTCACAGCAAACTGCAGCTCGGCCACGAGCTTCATATCCGTCCAGACACCGGTTAGCTTGATCGACACGACATACCACACGTTGTTTTCTCCGGAGCTGTCGTGGCTCAATCGCGAGGCCATCGTGGAGCATATCGTCGGACATCGCCCGCGCGCGTACCACAAGTGGGTGTGGCGCAAGGCAAGGGACTACCAggagctgcacgcgctgaGCGTTCACAAAAACAGCGTGTATCAGCAGCTGACCACAGCTGCTGGTCGCTCCGTAGTGATGGAAGCCAGGACAGGGGGTATGACcgcggcgcacctgcacTCCGCCTTCAAGGTGTCGCCGACCGCCTCcttgacgccgccgccgggtgacgccgccggtggtgccTCCGTGGGCAGCGGGAGGGCGTCGTTGGAGATACCACTGCAGACCGCGCCGTCGGACCCGTCCTCGAGTCCAGTCGCCCCGGTCGTCGGGCTTGCAGACGCCAGGGAAGGCGTGAGCGACGCTGGAaggggcgccgcggcggagagTTTGGCCCGCACATGGACcacagcagcatcgccacCGACGGAGTCTCCTCTGGGCTTACATCCCTTGCCGTCGACCGGCAGCTCCGACAAGGTGGCCGGCGGCTCGAGGCTACCACCTATCTCTTCCTCCGCTTCGAGCGATATGCCCTGTGAGCTGATGAGCCAGCTCCCCATGTACACGATACCGACGTCGCAGCAGGGGCCCGAGTGCTTCAAGACGGCCGCCCAGggcggcaccagcacgctGATCATCGTCATGATGGGCCTGCCCGCCCGCGGCAAGACGTTCCTGGCGCAAAAAATTTGCCGGCTGCTGAGGTGGCACGGGAGCCGCGCGAAGATGCAGAACATCCAGGTGGCGTGGCGCCGCATGCTGCTAGACTGGGAGGCGGCGCATCCGGAGATggcggcgtgcagcgcacacgcagaggcagagcaggcggaggagcaggagcaggaggcaaGTGCGCCCGCTGGTGAAGggagcgtcgccgacgaggGGCCGCCTGGCGAGCGAGGCGCCTCCCATAGGATTCCGCGACCTATAGGGATGCCAGCTGACGAGGGCACCTCCACAGCCTCTTCGCAGGCGGCTGCGAGCAtagcgccggcaccgcccgCGTTTACTCGGTCAAACTCTCTTGCAGACACCAACTCGACGCCGGTCGCGCGCAACTTGGCGACGGGGTCCCTGAACGCATCCGCGCGGTGTGCCGTGACTGCAAGCCTGAGCAGCGGGTCCGCGCTGACTTCATCCATGCCCTCTGCGAGGAAGACCACCGCGGCGACAGCCACCACCGTGAACGCCATTTTCAGAGCAGGGTATGACTACAGCTGCACCCTCTCCGACactggcgtcgctgcgggGCCGCTGACGTCCGCGAACACCTCCATTGTCTGCCTCGACTGCAGCGCATCACCCGTGTGCCCGTCCAtgcaggcgcacacggcCTCCTCGCTCGAGGACAGCGCCGCGATACCCGCATCAGACGttgcctctgcctcttcttTACTATCAGGGACGCGCCACCCCGCTAACGTGGTGGCCGACGTCACCGCAAATGCCCCGCGTGGTTTCCTTGTGCGACACTCGTCGACTGCCGCCATGTCAGCGGAGACGACGAGTGACAGCGGCGGGCCGAGACTTGAGGCTTCTGCAGGGGAGTCGCCGTGCACGACCGCCGGCGTCGACAGcttcccgccgccgccgccgccgccgccggaggtgctgcgcactcGGCACTTCCGAGAGCTCATCAAGCGGCCCGCGAGCGTCGCTCGGCGCCTCTACCGCCACGTGCTGCAAAGCTTTTCGGAGGACTgccgcctcttcttccagcacggcggcgaggtggtTGTGCTGAACGACGACTTCATTacagaggagctgcggcaggaggcggaggcgctgtTCCGCCCACTGGCGACGCAGTTCTTCTACATAGAGGTGATCCGagacgccgaggaggaccCGCTCGACTTTGTGCGGTGCAAGATTCGCGATCCGATGGAGTATCCGCTCAGCGTCATCGACCCCGCGTCGGCTTCGGACGACTTCCACGAGCGGCTGGCGTTTTTGGAGAGCGTGTACGAGACGCTGACGGAGGCACCCAATACGAAGAGGAACGCGCGCCAGACACCAACCGCGCGTGCTTCTGGGGCTACTGCGAGCGTCGATATCGCGGATGGCCTCGATGCCAAGGCGTCGGTCGAGCGTGACACGGGGCTTGCCTGCCCGCCCACGACGTCGCCGGAGTCAACGCACCACCGGCAACAGTCGACGCGGACGCGCGGCTACGTGAAGATTATGAACTCGAGCACGATTGAGACCCACGGCATCTCTGGTTACCTGGCCAGCCGCATAATCTCGTACGTCATGAACCTGTCGCAGGTGAAGATCCAGCATCCTATCTACTTTGTGCTTCACGGTGAGAGCTACTACAATGTGGAGGGCCGCATCGGTGGCAACCCGCCGCTCACGGAACAGGGCATGCGGGacgctgtggcgctgctcgagTTCCTTGGCTCGCTGAAGCGCCACCTCGAACACGTAGACCGTGTGCAGCGCGCACATCATCACAATCAGCAACGCCTTCACTCGGGAGCGGCTGGCAACgacgagggcagcagcacggcaacTGAAGCCTCTGCAAACACGGCGAGTACGCTGGAGATGTGGACAAgccagctgcggcgcgccaTTCAGACCACTGAACTGAGCGAGCGTCTGCTGAACATCcgcacgctgcgctggagcagcCTCAACGAGATCCACGCCGGGGTATGCGAGGACATGACATACGCCGAGGTAAAGGAGCGCTACCCGCTCATCGACTACTTTAGCAAGCTCAACAAGTACAGCTTCCGGTACCCCGAGGGCGAGAGCTACCAGGACCTCGTCATTCGACTGGAGCCCGTCATCATGGAGCTCGAGAACGCCGACAaggtcgttgtcgtcgtggcgCACCAGGcagtgctgcgctgcctgctTGCCTACTTTGGCAGCACCTCGGCGGAGAGCAGTATCGGCGTCGAGGTGCCGCATCGCACAGTTTGGCGCTGCACGTACGATTCGAAGGGGATCGCCATCCTGGACGAGTTGAAGCTGGACAGCAATGAGGCAGGCTCCCACCTTCCGAGACGAGAGGGCTCGCCgacagcgtcggcggcgaaCACGTCGAGCACCTGA